In the genome of Acidimicrobiia bacterium, the window GCCGCAGGTAGCACCTGTTTTCTGGTTGAGCGATCTGCTCCCGGCTTTACGATCGGTCGGGTCCACGACAAGATGGGCGAACGACTCGCCAACAACTCAGAACTTTTCTTTGATGATTGCTTCATCCCGGATGAAAATGTTCTCGGAGAAGTTGGGAGAGGGTTCGACGTGCTCGTTCAGTTCTTTCCCGCCTCGAACGCCTACGCGGCTGCCAGCGTGCTCGGTGTCGCCCAAGCGGCCTATTCGCAAGCACTTGAGTGGACCCGGACCCGCTACCAGGGCGGTAGCTATCTACTCGAGAAGGACTCGGTTGCGCTGGTCCTCAGCCGGATGCGAATGAAAATCGACGCCGCCCAGGCGTACATACATCGGGCCGTGTGGATGGCAGACAACCGCCAGCTGGGATGGGACCCAAAGATGGGGGCACTCCCCAAGGTCTTCGCTTCAGAGGTGGCATGGGAAGTGGTGACAAGTGCCCTCGAACTGCACGGCGGCTATGGCTACATGCGCGACACGGGGATCGAGAAGCTCGTTCGAGACGCCGCCGCGTTCCTTCATTCAGATGGCGCCAACAACACACTGTTACTCAAGGCGGCTCGCTTCATTCGCCAGGACGCACCTGTGCCTGACCGGCCCGGGACCTGAACGGCCCAGACGGAGACAGGCCCTGATGGGCCCATCTCCGAAAGCTTGAGACACGCTTAGGGTCGGACGTCGATCCAGACCAGTCGGTGGTCCGAGCTGGGGAACGGGAACGTGCCAACCAGTGCGAACAGTGGATCGGTTGATGCGGGCCAGAACACCCCGGCGTCGATCATCTGCATGTTCTTGCGCGGTAATACATAGTCAGCTCTCAGGTTGCCAGGGCTGAAGTCCGAGAAGTCAGCCGTGTCGTACAC includes:
- a CDS encoding acyl-CoA dehydrogenase — encoded protein: LGKFDLGVSVVLAQTLKIAQTLQAAATPDQQERFIPDYAADPRGLLAIGITEPDRSSDYIIPYAPGDFRTKAVRTDGGWIVNGQKHFISNGNRARLYLLFAQTEPGKGLAAGSTCFLVERSAPGFTIGRVHDKMGERLANNSELFFDDCFIPDENVLGEVGRGFDVLVQFFPASNAYAAASVLGVAQAAYSQALEWTRTRYQGGSYLLEKDSVALVLSRMRMKIDAAQAYIHRAVWMADNRQLGWDPKMGALPKVFASEVAWEVVTSALELHGGYGYMRDTGIEKLVRDAAAFLHSDGANNTLLLKAARFIRQDAPVPDRPGT